In Bos indicus isolate NIAB-ARS_2022 breed Sahiwal x Tharparkar chromosome 19, NIAB-ARS_B.indTharparkar_mat_pri_1.0, whole genome shotgun sequence, the following proteins share a genomic window:
- the TMEM235 gene encoding LOW QUALITY PROTEIN: transmembrane protein 235 (The sequence of the model RefSeq protein was modified relative to this genomic sequence to represent the inferred CDS: deleted 2 bases in 1 codon), translated as MARLGALLLAAALGALLSFALLAAAVASDYWYLLEVADAGNHSGHGQLSSHSGLWRICEGHNSCIPLIDPFASESLDASTSVQHLISLHRAVLVVLPVSLVLIVCGWICGLLSSLAQSIRLLLFTGCYFLLGGALTLAGVIIYISYSQLAFAETARQYGPQHMQDVRISFGWSLALAWGSCAAESLSGALLLTAARGLSLGGQPGPPLCGHLSPRQAGLFLVLGQVLRDPTLIYSSQRDICDPMWAPGQAAGAQQCEGLTLGGPDTHGTDLAVIQRRQPRSSPKRHAYTSASGSF; from the exons ATGGCGCGGCTGGGTGCACTGCTCCTGGCTGCTGCCTTGGGCGCGCTGCTCAGCTTTGCGCTGCTGGCGGCCGCCGTGGCCAGCGACTACTGGTACCTCCTGGAGGTGGCGGACGCCGGCAACCACAGCGGCCACGGGCAGCTCTCCTCCCACTCGGGGCTCTGGCGCATCTGCGAAG GGCACAACAGCTGCATCCCCCTGATCGACCCTTTTGCCAGTGAGAGCCTGGACGCCTCTACTTCGGTGCAGCACCTCATCT CGCTGCACCGAGCCGTCTTGGTGGTCCTGCCTGTGAGCCTCGTCCTCATTGTGTGTGGCTGGATCTGTGGCCTCCTCAGCTCCCTGGCCCAGAGCATCCGTCTGCTGCTCTTCACTGGCTGCTACTTCTTGCTGGGGG gcGCCCTGACCCTGGCTGGGGTCATCATCTACATCAGCTACTCACAGCTGGCCTTTGCGGAGACGGCCCGCCAGTACGGCCCCCAGCACATGCAGGACGTCCGCATCAGCTTCGGCTGGTCCCTGGCCCTGGCCTGGGGCTCCTGCGCTGCGGAGTCACTCAGCGGCGCCCTCCTGCTCACAGCGGCCCGAGGCCTCAGCCTGGGCGGGCAGCCGGGC CCCCCACTCTGTGGTCATCTGAGTCCCAGGCAGGCAG GTCTCTTCCTTGTCCTGGGGCAGGTGCTCCGGGACCCCACCCTCATCTATAGTTCCCAGAGGGATATCTGTGATCCCATGTGGGCCCCTGGGCAAGCAG CTGGGGCTCAGCAGTGTGAGGGTTTAACCCTGGGTGGACCAGACACACATGG AACGGACCTGGCCGTGATTCAGAGACGCCAGCCCAG GTCCTCTCCTAAGCGCCACGCCTACACTTCTGCTTCTGGCAGCTTCTAA